In the genome of Dehalococcoidia bacterium, one region contains:
- a CDS encoding antibiotic biosynthesis monooxygenase, with product MTAYTIATHPVKDFDSWKAAFDSGLEMRQAAGELSATVIRGGDDGNQVTVINTWTSLEQANAMLNNPEMKPMMEAAGVLEFPTIIMGNSV from the coding sequence ATGACTGCATATACTATTGCAACGCACCCCGTTAAGGATTTTGATAGCTGGAAGGCTGCTTTTGATAGCGGTCTTGAAATGAGGCAAGCGGCAGGTGAGCTTTCTGCAACCGTGATTAGAGGCGGAGATGACGGTAATCAGGTTACTGTGATCAATACTTGGACAAGCTTAGAGCAGGCAAATGCAATGCTGAATAACCCTGAGATGAAACCTATGATGGAGGCAGCTGGAGTCCTTGAATTTCCCACCATTATTATGGGAAATTCAGTTTAA